In Catenulispora sp. GP43, the genomic window GTATTACGCGTTCGCGGAGTGCCGTGACGGTGCACAGGTCTCCGGCGTGATCCGGTGGGACGGAAACCGGTACGGCTCCTATGCGTACTGCTCGGGGCACGGCGGTCTGTACGACCCGAACAGCTCGTACACCTTCATCTTCCTGCCCAACGGCTGAGGGTCGGGCCGGGGTTCGTTAGCGTCCGGCGGCTCTGATCTTGGACGCCGCGGTTTCGTAGGATCAGCGCCATGCCGCACGAATCGAACGACCAGCTGCTCGGGCGGCATGGCGAGCTCGAGACCCTGGACCGCCTCCTGCGCGAGGTCCGCGAGGGACACAGCCGGGTCCTGACGCTCCGGGGCGAAGCCGGGATCGGCAAGTCCGCCCTACTCGACCACCTGGCCGCCCAGGCGGCGCGCATGCAGGTCGTGCGGGCGTCCGGCATCGAGGCCGAAGCCGGTCGGGTGAGCCCGGCCACGGATCCCCAGCCCCCGCCGTCCCCGCTCAAGCCCGGTACACAGCCGCCAGATGCTCGCTGAACCACTCGGCAGCCAACTCCGCCACCTGCTCCAACGCCCCCGTCTCAGCGAACAGATGCGTGGCGCCGGGGACGACCGCCACCTCGCTGGGCCCGCCCAGCAGCGACGCGGCCTGCCGGTTGAGCGCCAGCACCTGCTCGTCGGCGCCGCCGACGATGAGCAGCGTCGGCGCGGTGACGGCCGCCAGGCGCCGCATGGCCAGGTCCGGGCGGCCGCCGCGGGACACCACGGCCGCGATCGGCGAGTCGGGTTCGGACGCCGCCCACAGGGCCGCGGCCGCGCCGGTGCTCGCGCCGAAGCAGCCGATGCGCAGGTCGCGTGCTTCTGAGCGTTCCTGCAGCCATCCCACGGCCGCGCTCAGGCGGCGGGCCAGCAGCAGGATGTCGAAGACGGTGCGCCGGTAGTGTTCCTCGTCCGGGGTGAGCAGGTCGAACAGCAGGGTGGCGAGTCCGGCGCGGTTGAGCGCGTCGGCGACGAGGCGGTTGCGGGGGCTGTGCCGGCTGCTGCCGCTGCCGTGGGCGAACACCACGACTCCGGTGGGGTCCTCGGGGACGGCCAGCGATCCCGCCAGCGGGACCTGTCCGGCTTGGACCCAGACCTCCGGGTCCGCCACGCGCGGTGCGTCTGCCTTCGTGGCCGCGACGGTGGATCCTCGCGCCGGCCGACGTCCTCCGGTCCTGGCCGCCGCCTCGTTCAGGCAGTCGACGACTTCCTGGTCGGTGGTCTGGGCGAAGTCCTGATACCACTGCCCGATGGCCTGGAACCCGAACGGGGTCGCCACGCACACCAGCTCGTCGGCCGCATCGGCCACCCGCTTGGTCCAGCCGCGCGGGGCGACGGGCACCGCGAGCACGATCCGCTCGGCGCCGTGGGCGCGCGCGACCCGGCACGCGGCGCGCGCCGTGGAGCCGGTGGCCAGGCCGTCGTCGACCACGATCGCGGTGCGTCCGTGCAGGTCGATCCGATCGCGTCCGCGGCGGTAGCGGCGGGCCCGGCGGTGCAGCTCGGCGGATTCGGCGGCCTGGACGACCGCCAGCTCCTGCTGGGTGACCCCGGTGTTGTTCAGCACCTCGTGGTTCAGGACGCGGACACCGTCCTCGCCGATGGCGCCCATGCCGAGCTCGGGCTGGAAGGGCACGCCGAGCTTGCGCACCATGATCACGTCCAGCGGCGCGTCGAGGGCCTCGGCGACCCGGGCGGCCACCGGTACGCCGCCGCGGGGCAGGCCCAGGACCACGACACCGGTGCCGGCCAGCGGCTTCAGGGCGTGGGCCAGCTGCCTTCCGGCGTCGTCACGGTCGGCGAAGTTCATGATCCGGCCTTCTTCCCTGCATTCCTAGACCTTCCCTGCATTCCTAGACGCTCGTCAGCTGGTCGCCGCCGGCGAGTCCGGCGAGCCCGGCCAGCCGGTCGGCCTCGTGCGCGGTGACGAGCGCGTCGTAGCCGTCGGCCTCGGTGACCCGGCGCGGGTGGTCGTGGTCCCGGATCCAGGCCGTCTGGTCGGTGAACATCGCCCGAAGCAGCTCGGCGTATCGGCGCGTCTTGACGACCGCGCCGCCGGCCGTGTCGGGGATGTGATCCGCGTCCTGCTCTTCTCGTCTGCTCCAGTATTCGCGGTGCGGGGCGGCATAGGTTTCGACCAGGTCGAGCTGCGCGCCCGGGAACATATCGGCCACGGCCCGGGCCTGGCTTTCCGAGACCAGCGCGTGCATCCGCACTCTGGTGGGGGTCCAGTTCAGCAGGGTCACGTCGCCGAGCTCGAAGAAGAGCTTCAGGGTCTGCCGGTCGGTGTGCGAGCCCTGACGGAACCCGTGATAGAAGCTGACCCAGCCCCCGCCGTCGTAGCGGACGGCGCAGTCGACCTGCTCTTCTATGGACGATCCGGACCGCACCCCGATCCGCGCCGCCTGCACGCGGCCGGTGCCCAGCCATCCGGCGAACAGGTCGAAGAATTCCACGCCGTGCTCCACGAAGATGCCGCCGCTCAGGGCCCGGTCCCAGAACCAGTGGTCCGGCGGCAGGTCCTCGGCCGAGCCCAGGTTCTCGAAGGAGCCGTGCAGGAACTGCCCCAGCGCCCCGGCGGGCAGCAGGCTCGCGATCGCGGCGAACAGCGGGTCGTAGCGCCGCAGGAAGTCGGTGACCAGCAGCCGGTCGCGGCGGCGGGCCTCGGTGAGCAGCTGTTCGCCGTCCCCGACGGTGACCGCCGGCGGTGGCTCGCAGATCACGTGCTTGCCCGCGGCCAGGGCGCGCATGGCCTGGTCGTGGTGCAGGTAGGGCGGCGTGGCGATGTACACCGCGTCGACGTCGTCGCGCGCCAGCAGGGCGTCGAGGTCCGGGGCCGCGTCGGCCCCGAACTCGTCGCGGGCCCTGGCCATGGCCTGGCCGGACACGTCCGTCACCGCGACCAGGTCCAGGCCCGGCACCTGGACCAGCTGGTGGAGCGCGAACAAGCCGAAACCGCCGCACCCGACCGCTCCGAAGCCGATCTCGCCGCCGTTCCTGCCCGATGCCACCGGGTGGCCGATCGTTCTGTGTCTCATGGTGTTCTCCGCGGGGCCCGAAAAAGAGGCCACACCACCAGTTTCTCTCACTGAGCGGCGGCCGCAGAACGGTATTTGGTCCCGGGGGCGGTACGGCCATTGGACCCGGCGGGTGCCAGAACGGGACCATCGGCCCTGGCCATCCGTCGGCGCCGGACGTGTCCTGGACCTATGGACACACCCCACTACGTCGATGACGTGATGACCTACCCCGTCATCGCCGTGAAGCCCGGGGCCGCCGTGGAGAAGGTCACCGCGCAGCTGACACGCCGGCGGATCGGGGCCGTGCCGGTCGTCGACGCGGCGTTGCGGGTGGTCGGGATCGTCACCGAGTCGGACCTGCTGCGCGCCGGGGAGAACGGGTGGGACACCGCCGGCGACGCCATGTCCTCACCCGCTCTCATCGTCGCGACCGGCACGACCCTGGGCGAGGTGCGCTCGGTACTGGCCGGGAACCACATCGGGCGGCTGCCCGTCGTCGACGGCCGGGGCCGGCTCGTCGGGATCGTCAGCCGCCGGGACCTGCCGGCCGCGGTCCCGGCCGACGACGGCCCGATCCGGCGCGAGGTGATCGACCGGGCCGTCGACATCGGCGCCGAGATCGCTTCGCTGTCCGTGGAGTCGGGGGTGGTGCGGATCCGGGTCCGGCTCACGGACAGCGCCGACCGCGTCGTGCTGGAACACCTGCTGGAGCACGTCGCCGGCGTGACCCGGGTGGAGGTGGGCCTCGACCGCGCCGTCAACGGCTTCGCGCAGGCACCTCGTTCGCGATGGTGAGCGCGTCCGGAGCGATGGGACGATGCGGCACCACCGAGGCTTCCCCGGCCCCGGAACTGGTTGCCATGGTCCTGGTCAGCCACAGACCGGTGAGCACGGCGGTGGCCACGGTGATCCCGCCGGCCACCAGGAACGCGCTGTTGAGGCCGGTCTCGAACGAGCCGCCGCCGGACTGCCGGGCCCGGACGACGGCCCCCAGCACCGCCACGCCGAGTACCGCGCCGATCTGCCGGGTGGTGCTGCTGATGCCTGAGGCGAGGCCGCCTTCCTGCGGGCTGACCGCTTGGATGGCGGCTCCCGTCAGCGGGGACAGGGTCAGGCCGAAGCCGACGCCGACCATCCCCAGCCGCCACCACACGTTCCCGTAGCCGGTGTCGGCATGAACCATGCCGAGCGCCAGCAGCCCCAGGCCCGCCAGGGCCAGGCCGACGGTGACCACGACGCGGAAGCTGTACCGGGCGGCGAGCCGGCCCGCGACCGGGCTGACGATCACCATGGCCAGGGAGACCGGCAGGGTCTGCAAACCCGCGCGCAGGATCGAGCTGCCCTGGACGTTCACGAAGAACTGGGAGAAGAAGAACGACGAGCCCATGAGCGCGAAGCCCACGACGACCATCGCCGTGTTGGACACCGTGAACAGCCGCTGCCGGAACAGCCGCAGCGGCAGGATCGGCGCCGAACGTCGTGCTTCGACGGCGATGAAGGCGGCGAGCAGGATGACCGCGGCGGCGAAGCTGCCCAGGATGACCGGGGACGTCCAGCCGCGCGAGCCGCCCTCGATCAGCCCATAGGTCAGCGTCCCCACGCCCAGAACGGACAGCACCGTGCCGGGGACGTCGATCGCGGGGGCGTTCGGATTGCGGGTCTCTTCAAGGCTGCGCAGGCCGACCAGCAGCAGGACCACGCCGATGGGCACGTTGACCAGGAAGATGGCCGGCCAGCCGAAGGCGTCGATCAGCACGCCGCCGGCCACCGGGCCGGCGGCCAGCCCGATTCCGCTGAACCCGGCCCACAGCCCGATCGCCTTGACGCGCTCCTTCGGCACCGGATAGGCGGCGGCGAGCAGGGCCAGCGAGGCGGGGCTCAGCGCCGCGGCGCCGATGCCCTGCAGGACCCGGCCGCCGATCAACCAGCCGACCGAGGACGCGAGGCTGCACAGCGCCGACGCGGCCGTGAACACCGCCACGCCGGCCAGGTACACGCGCTTGCGGCCGAACCGGTCGGCGAAGACGCCGCCGGACAGCAGCAGCATGGCGACCAGCAGTACGTACGCGTCGACGATCCACTGCAGGCCGGTCAGCTGGGTGTGCAGCCGGCGCTGCATGTCGGGCAGCGCGGCCCCGACGATCGTGTTGTCGAGCAGCACCATGAACTGGCCCAGGCAGGCCACCGTGAGCAGCACGGCCCGGTTCGATCGGCTGCCTGGGACCGGGGGCGGTGAGGCCATGGGGGTTCCTCTCGATCGATGATCACGCACACTGAACGCACTAACGCAGTCTCCGACTGCGTTAGTGACTGTAAGGGCGGCCTCCTGCAAACGCAAGTCCCGACTGCGTTAAGGTGAGCGCATGGAGGAACCCCAGCGAGCCCGGCGCCCCGGCGGACGCGGCGCACGAGTCGGCGCGGCGGTGCACCAGGCCGTCACCGAGCTGATCAGCGAGCGCGGCTACGGCACGTTCTCGGTCGGCGACGTCGCCGCCCGCGCGGGCGTGGCGGACAGCAGCGTCTACCGCCGGTGGGGGAGCCTGGAGGCCCTGCTCGCCGACGTGATGCTGACCTATCTCAACGCGCGCTCGCCGATGCCCGACACCGGCAGCGTGGCCGGCGACCTGCGCGCCTACGCGGCCGCCGTGGCCCGCGAGATCACCGGGCCCGACGGCCTGGCGCTGCTGCGCCTGGCCGTCGCCCTGTCCACCACCGGCGAGCAGGGCCTGCAGGCGCGCGACGCCCTGCGCGACGAGCGCACCCGGCAGTTGCAGGTGATGCTCGATCGCGCCACCGAACGCGACGAGGACGCGCCCGACGCGCTCGGCGTGCTGGACCATGTGCTGGCGCCGATGTACATCCGGGTGCTGTTCGGCATCGGCCCGCTGACCCCGGAGTACGTCGACGGGTTGGTCGATCGATTGTTGTCGGCTCTGTAACTTTCGTACTCTGCGACGCTCCGGCACGGGTCACCGCGTCGAACGCACATCCCCGCCTTGACCGTCTCCTGGGCTGTACCGAGCATCACACGGTGATGCGAGACCAGCTCGACGACCCCCCAGTCCAGGAGAGCCCGATGCGAATACGAGAAAGCCGGTTCCCCCGCTCCCGGACGGTGGCCGCCGCGGCGGCGCTGTTCCTGGGCCTGGCCGCCGGGCCGCTGGCGGCCGGCGCCGGGCCGGCCGCTGCCGCCGGTGCTGGTGCCGGCGCTGCCCCTGCCGCTGCTGCCGCGACCTCGACCGCCACGGTCAGCGTGAGTGCCGGCCAGACCCTCGCCACCGTCCCGTCGACCGCCATCGGCACCAACGGTTCCGTCTACGACGCCGCCCTCACCGATGCCGCGGTTCCGGGACTGCTGAAGAACGCCGGCACCGGCCTGATCCGCTTCCCCGGCGGGACGTCCTCGGACACGTACAACTGGAAGACCAACACCGATGTGAAGTCGGGCCTGGCCCAGTCCGTCGACTTCGACCAGTACGCGACCCTGCTCGGCCAGACCGGCGCCCAGGGCATGATCACTGTCAACTACGGCACCGGCGACGCCGCCGGGGCGACGCAGAGCCCTGCCGAGACCGGCGCGCAGTTCGCCGCGGACTGGGTCCGGTACGCCAACGTGACCCACCACTACGGCATCAAGTACTGGGAGATCGGCAACGAGGTCTACGGCAACGGGACCTACGGCGCCGACTGGGAGCCGGACAACCACTGCGCCGCCGGTTCGACCCCGACCGACTGCGGGCCGGCCGTCTACGCCCAGAACGTCAAGGCCTACATCGCCGCGATGAAGGCCGTCGACCCGACGATCGTCGTCGGCGTGGTGCTGACCGCCCCGGGCAACTGGCCCGACGGCGTCACCAACGGCGGCAGCCCCCAGACCTGGAACCAGACCGTCATGTCGGCGCTGAACGGCCAGATCGGCTTCGCCGACGTGCACTGGTACCCGCAGAACCCGGGCAACGAGAGTGACAGCACCCTGCTGTCCGCAGCGTCGCAGATCCCGACGATGCTCTCCACCCTGCGCTCGGAGCTCGGCCAGTGGGAGGGCTCCTCGACGCTGCCGATCATGGTCACCGAGACCAACTCGGTGAGCTCCAACCCGGGCAAGCAGATCCTGAGCGTCGTCAACGCGCTGTACGTGACGCAGGACTACTTGGGCTGGATCCAGAACGGCGTCTCCAGCGTCGACTGGTGGCAGATCCACAACGGCATCGTGACCGGCACCAACAACAGCTCCTCGCTGTACGGCACCGCCACCTACGGCGACTACGGCATCCTGTCCGACGCCAGCTGCGGCCTGGTCAACGGCTCCCAGGTCTGCGAGCCCGCGGCCGACACGCCGTTCCCGGCCTACTACGGCATGCAGCTGCTGAGCCAGTTCATCCACCCCGGCGACGCCCTGGTCGCGGCCTCCTCCAGCCAGAGCCTGCTCAAGGCCTACTCGGTCAAGGCCGCCGACGGCTCGCTGCGGGTGCTGCTGGTGAACGACGACCCGAGTAACAGCTACACCGTCGGTCTGAACTACAGCGGCTTCACCCCGGCTTCCGGCGCCCCCTCGGTCGCGACCTTGGCCCCGCCCGGCACCGGCATCACCACCGCCGTCGCCGGCTCGGCGTCCTCGCAGACCATCGCGCCCTACAGTGCCGAGGTAGTCACGCTGCAAGCGGGCACCGCGGTCACCCCGCCCACCACCCCGGGCGCCCCGACCGCCTCGAACGTGACGTCCACCGGGGTGACGCTGGGCTGGACCGCCTCCACCAGCGGCACCGGCCTGGCCGGGTACGACGTGGTGTCGGTCAACGGCGGCACCGAGGCCGTGGTCGCCTCTCCGACCACGAACTCCGCGACGCTCACCGGCCTGACGCCGTCCACCGCCTACACCTTCGCGGTGTACGCCCGCGACACCGCGGGGAACCGCTCGGCGCGCTCCGGCACGGTCGCGGTCACCACGAGTGCCGGTTCCACCGGCGGCGGGTCCTGCAAGGTGGCCTATACGCCGAACGTCTGGGGCGGCGGGTTCACCGGCAACGTGACGGTCACGAACACCGGCACGGCGGCCTGGACGTCTTGGACCGTCGGCTTCGCCTTCCCCGGCGACGAGAAGATCACCAGCGCCTGGAACGCCACCGTCACCCAGTCCGGCGCCGCCGTCACGGCGACGAGCATGAGTTACAACGGCGGCGTCGCCCCGGGGGCGAACACCTCCTTCGGGGTCCAGGGCACCTGGAACGCCGGCAGCGCCTCGCCGACGGCGTTCACCGTCAACGGCAGCGCCTGCACGACCGGCTGATCTCGCCACGCTTTCCGCGCCCATGCCGTGAGCACGCGGCATGGGCGCGGTCGCGCCCCCTCTTCCGCTCTGGCTTGCTAACTCCATAGCCAGCCAGTACCCTCCTGGCTATGCAAACCCATAGTCAGCAGCGGACCAGGCTCGCGGTGGCGATCCTGACCGGCTCGGCGTTCCTGGCCAGCCTCGATCTGTTCATCGTGAACGTCGCCTTCGGCGAGATCGGGAAGGACTTCGGAACCTCCTCACTCGGCTCGCTGAGCTGGATCCTCAACGGCTACGCGGTCGTCTACGCCGCGCTGCTGGTCCCCATGGGCCGCCTCACCGACCGCTACGGCCGCAAGGCCGGTTTCGTGGCCGGCATGCTGGTCTTCACGCTGGCCAGCCTGGCCTGCGGACTCGCGCCGGGCCTGTGGTGGCTGGTGGCTTTCCGCATCGTGCAGGCCGCGGGGGCGTCGCTGATG contains:
- a CDS encoding ATP-binding protein, with protein sequence MPHESNDQLLGRHGELETLDRLLREVREGHSRVLTLRGEAGIGKSALLDHLAAQAARMQVVRASGIEAEAGRVSPATDPQPPPSPLKPGTQPPDAR
- a CDS encoding phosphoribosyltransferase family protein gives rise to the protein MNFADRDDAGRQLAHALKPLAGTGVVVLGLPRGGVPVAARVAEALDAPLDVIMVRKLGVPFQPELGMGAIGEDGVRVLNHEVLNNTGVTQQELAVVQAAESAELHRRARRYRRGRDRIDLHGRTAIVVDDGLATGSTARAACRVARAHGAERIVLAVPVAPRGWTKRVADAADELVCVATPFGFQAIGQWYQDFAQTTDQEVVDCLNEAAARTGGRRPARGSTVAATKADAPRVADPEVWVQAGQVPLAGSLAVPEDPTGVVVFAHGSGSSRHSPRNRLVADALNRAGLATLLFDLLTPDEEHYRRTVFDILLLARRLSAAVGWLQERSEARDLRIGCFGASTGAAAALWAASEPDSPIAAVVSRGGRPDLAMRRLAAVTAPTLLIVGGADEQVLALNRQAASLLGGPSEVAVVPGATHLFAETGALEQVAELAAEWFSEHLAAVYRA
- a CDS encoding Gfo/Idh/MocA family protein, whose protein sequence is MRHRTIGHPVASGRNGGEIGFGAVGCGGFGLFALHQLVQVPGLDLVAVTDVSGQAMARARDEFGADAAPDLDALLARDDVDAVYIATPPYLHHDQAMRALAAGKHVICEPPPAVTVGDGEQLLTEARRRDRLLVTDFLRRYDPLFAAIASLLPAGALGQFLHGSFENLGSAEDLPPDHWFWDRALSGGIFVEHGVEFFDLFAGWLGTGRVQAARIGVRSGSSIEEQVDCAVRYDGGGWVSFYHGFRQGSHTDRQTLKLFFELGDVTLLNWTPTRVRMHALVSESQARAVADMFPGAQLDLVETYAAPHREYWSRREEQDADHIPDTAGGAVVKTRRYAELLRAMFTDQTAWIRDHDHPRRVTEADGYDALVTAHEADRLAGLAGLAGGDQLTSV
- a CDS encoding HPP family protein, whose protein sequence is MDTPHYVDDVMTYPVIAVKPGAAVEKVTAQLTRRRIGAVPVVDAALRVVGIVTESDLLRAGENGWDTAGDAMSSPALIVATGTTLGEVRSVLAGNHIGRLPVVDGRGRLVGIVSRRDLPAAVPADDGPIRREVIDRAVDIGAEIASLSVESGVVRIRVRLTDSADRVVLEHLLEHVAGVTRVEVGLDRAVNGFAQAPRSRW
- a CDS encoding MFS transporter, which produces MASPPPVPGSRSNRAVLLTVACLGQFMVLLDNTIVGAALPDMQRRLHTQLTGLQWIVDAYVLLVAMLLLSGGVFADRFGRKRVYLAGVAVFTAASALCSLASSVGWLIGGRVLQGIGAAALSPASLALLAAAYPVPKERVKAIGLWAGFSGIGLAAGPVAGGVLIDAFGWPAIFLVNVPIGVVLLLVGLRSLEETRNPNAPAIDVPGTVLSVLGVGTLTYGLIEGGSRGWTSPVILGSFAAAVILLAAFIAVEARRSAPILPLRLFRQRLFTVSNTAMVVVGFALMGSSFFFSQFFVNVQGSSILRAGLQTLPVSLAMVIVSPVAGRLAARYSFRVVVTVGLALAGLGLLALGMVHADTGYGNVWWRLGMVGVGFGLTLSPLTGAAIQAVSPQEGGLASGISSTTRQIGAVLGVAVLGAVVRARQSGGGSFETGLNSAFLVAGGITVATAVLTGLWLTRTMATSSGAGEASVVPHRPIAPDALTIANEVPARSR
- a CDS encoding TetR/AcrR family transcriptional regulator encodes the protein MEEPQRARRPGGRGARVGAAVHQAVTELISERGYGTFSVGDVAARAGVADSSVYRRWGSLEALLADVMLTYLNARSPMPDTGSVAGDLRAYAAAVAREITGPDGLALLRLAVALSTTGEQGLQARDALRDERTRQLQVMLDRATERDEDAPDALGVLDHVLAPMYIRVLFGIGPLTPEYVDGLVDRLLSAL
- a CDS encoding cellulose binding domain-containing protein produces the protein MRIRESRFPRSRTVAAAAALFLGLAAGPLAAGAGPAAAAGAGAGAAPAAAAATSTATVSVSAGQTLATVPSTAIGTNGSVYDAALTDAAVPGLLKNAGTGLIRFPGGTSSDTYNWKTNTDVKSGLAQSVDFDQYATLLGQTGAQGMITVNYGTGDAAGATQSPAETGAQFAADWVRYANVTHHYGIKYWEIGNEVYGNGTYGADWEPDNHCAAGSTPTDCGPAVYAQNVKAYIAAMKAVDPTIVVGVVLTAPGNWPDGVTNGGSPQTWNQTVMSALNGQIGFADVHWYPQNPGNESDSTLLSAASQIPTMLSTLRSELGQWEGSSTLPIMVTETNSVSSNPGKQILSVVNALYVTQDYLGWIQNGVSSVDWWQIHNGIVTGTNNSSSLYGTATYGDYGILSDASCGLVNGSQVCEPAADTPFPAYYGMQLLSQFIHPGDALVAASSSQSLLKAYSVKAADGSLRVLLVNDDPSNSYTVGLNYSGFTPASGAPSVATLAPPGTGITTAVAGSASSQTIAPYSAEVVTLQAGTAVTPPTTPGAPTASNVTSTGVTLGWTASTSGTGLAGYDVVSVNGGTEAVVASPTTNSATLTGLTPSTAYTFAVYARDTAGNRSARSGTVAVTTSAGSTGGGSCKVAYTPNVWGGGFTGNVTVTNTGTAAWTSWTVGFAFPGDEKITSAWNATVTQSGAAVTATSMSYNGGVAPGANTSFGVQGTWNAGSASPTAFTVNGSACTTG